The following are encoded together in the Microtus pennsylvanicus isolate mMicPen1 chromosome 8, mMicPen1.hap1, whole genome shotgun sequence genome:
- the Wdcp gene encoding WD repeat and coiled-coil-containing protein produces MELGNGKLLRTGLNSLNQAVHPTHGLAWTDGNRVILTDLRLQRGEAKFGDSQVIGKFEYVCGVSWAPVSVAHIPTLLAIQHKKHVAVWQLCPSTSGSSKWQMSQTSEIRESLPILPQGCLWHPRDAVLTVLTAQDVSVFPNIHCDGCRVKVDINTKGRIYCACWTLDGQRLVVAVDSSLHSYMWDSSQRSLQSCSFCPVLQVGRSIRSIVATEDSQVAIATELPLHKLCSLNAAEAFAVPPNGEDAGVRSFPVGEMPPGEMNSGVMVSPFSDPLDLTHIHFNPSPVEESSLVCVRKTDYLTGTGQDSSHLILVTFKKAITMTKKVAIPGILAPDLIAFNLQAQLVAVASNTCNIILIYSTIPSSMPNIQQIQLESNERPKGVCFLTDRFLLISVGKQKPTETAFLPSSESDQYAVRLVVREVTLGRESSGTPAESQDTYSAFNTLLNKVDREKFLESLSPGLSPLSSGLLLTANTSTQGGRSGRALIQEITSPLSPLSSDSIVRETPHRSSWLWPGLPRPSRTQDHTSTSEPNLPQTENLEKEKETCPHSRELEVLSRHLAGMQQCLFELTDFLHKEKRFSPMYPLSQDPPYVHLIYQKPSVGPAEERAVLLCDGKLRLSTVQQMFGLYLVEMLHNSQWILLSADSQGFIPLTFAASQTVVVRDGSLSKPELARGSPSHNRDPILPPGGFGDHATQNADTAGCFSRVA; encoded by the exons ATGGAGTTGGGGAATGGAAAACTGCTTAGGACCGGACTGAACTCACTGAATCAGGCGGTGCATCCAACTCACGGCCTTGCCTGGACTGATGGGAATCGAGTGATCCTGACTGATTTGCGGCTTCAGAGGGGAGAGGCCAAGTTTGGGGACTCCCAGGTCATTGGAAAATTCGAATATGTGTGTGGGGTTTCCTGGGCCCCCGTCAGCGTAGCTCACATACCCACTCTGCTCGCCATCCAGCACAAGAAGCATGTCGCCGTGTGGCAGCTGTGTCCCAGCACTTCGGGTTCCAGCAAATGGCAGATGTCTCAGACCTCTGAAATCCGAGAATCCCTCCCAATCCTTCCTCAGGGCTGCCTGTGGCACCCGAGAGATGCTGTCCTGACTGTGTTGACAGCGCAGGATGTTTCCGTTTTCCCTAACATTCACTGCGACGGTTGCAGAGTGAAAGTGGACATCAACACCAAGGGCCGAATTTACTGTGCCTGTTGGACCCTGGATGGCCAGCGGCTGGTGGTGGCAGTAGACAGCAGCCTTCATTCTTATATGTGGGACAGCTCTCAGAGGTCTCTCCAGAGCTGCTCCTTCTGCCCAGTGCTCCAAGTGGGCCGCTCCATCCGCTCCATCGTAGCCACCGAGGACTCACAGGTTGCTATAGCCACTGAGCTTCCACTCCATAAGCTTTGTAGCTTAAATGCCGCTGAAGCCTTTGCTGTCCCACCCAACGGTGAAGATGCTGGCGTGCGCTCTTTTCCTGTCGGGGAAATGCCCCCTGGGGAAATGAATTCTGGAGTGATGGTCTCTCCCTTTTCAGATCCTCTGGATCTGACTCACATCCACTTCAACCCATCTCCAGTTGAGGAGAGTTCTCTTGTTTGTGTCAGAAAAACTGACTACTTGACAGGTACAGGCCAGGACTCTTCACACTTGATCTTGGTAACCTTTAAGAAAGCAATTACCATGACAAAAAAGGTTGCCATTCCAGGCATTCTGGCTCCTGATTTAATAGCATTTAACCTGCAAGCACAGCTAGTGGCTGTGGCTTCCAATACCTGTAACATCATTTTGATCTATTCCACCATTCCATCCTCAATGCCAAACATCCAGCAGATTCAGTTAGAGAGTAACGAAAGACCAAAAGGCGTATGCTTCTTAACAGacagatttttattaatttctgtagGGAAACAAAAGCCCACTGAGActgcatttcttccttcctcagaaTCTGATCAGTATGCTGTTCGCCTGGTAGTTAGAGAGGTAACATTGGGAAGAGAATCTTCTGGAACGCCTGCTGAAAGTCAGGACACTTATTCTGCCTTCAACACTCTGTTGAATAAAGTAGACAGAGAAAAGTTTCTTGAGAGCCTTTCGCCGGGCTTGAGTCCCCTCAGCTCAGGACTCTTGCTGACAGCTAACACCAGTACTCAGGGTGGGAGGTCTGGAAGAGCCCTTATTCAGGAGATTACAAGTCCCTTGTCCCCTCTGTCCAGCGATTCCATTGTACGAGAAACCCCTCACAGATCCTCCTGGCTTTGGCCCGGATTGCCTAGACCCAGCAGGACACAAGACCATACCAGCACCTCAGAGCCAAATTTACCTCAAACAGAgaacttagaaaaagaaaaggaaacttgcCCGCACTCCAGGGAGCTGGAAGTTCTATCGAGGCACCTGGCTGGAATGCAGCAGTGCCTTTTTGAACTCACGGATTTTCTACACAAGGAAAAGCGGTTCTCTCCAATGTATCCACTCTCTCAGGACCCTCCCTATGTTCACCTCATTTACCAG AAACCTTCTGTGGGTCCTGCTGAAGAAAGAGCCGTGCTTCTCTGTGATGGCAAACTGAGGCTCAGCACCGTCCAGCAGATGTTTGGTCTCTATCTCGTTGAAATGCTGCACA ATTCCCAGTGGATCCTCCTCTCTGCTGACAGCCAAGGTTTCATCCCATTGACTTTCGCAGCCTCCCAGACGGTCGTGGTGAGAGATGGCAGCCTGTCCAAGCCAGAGCTTGCTAGGGGCTCTCCTTCTCACAATCGGGATCCCATTCTGCCACCTGGAGGCTTTGGAGACCATGCCACACAGAACGCAGATACTGCTGGCTGTTTCAGCCGTGTGGCCTGA